In a single window of the Rhizobium tropici CIAT 899 genome:
- a CDS encoding ABC transporter substrate-binding protein: MTDIKKTPAHPTRAGQSIMLDRRQLLLGAAGAAIGTATLGVASGLGIRPARAADRTEISFASASFFGKEGLGDLVKAFNESQSRITVKFIELPPPSSSTEVYQGLVQQLARRNGTPDVFSQDVIWIAGFASAGWALPLDEYFPKDKRTDYFPGTVAACTYGDKLTALPWFVDSGMFYYRKDLVEKHGGKVPETWADMATMAAEAQKAGDAKFGYLWQGKQAEVLVCDAVEIIASNGGSILSADGKSSVIGDDAAVAAIQFLYDTINKTKISPQNVLSWDEEPSRQPFTSGEAMFMRNWSYVYPIAQDPKASHVVDKVAVAPLPHFAGGKSSACLGGYQLGVNANSKKREAAIEFLTWMSSPETQTRLALNFGLAPSRPAIFQDAKLKAEQPFMASLQNVFTGATPRPITPQYAKVTLALQSSISKALVSGNVKAELQAAATQINKIVG, translated from the coding sequence ATGACAGATATCAAGAAGACGCCGGCTCACCCCACGAGAGCCGGACAATCGATAATGCTTGATCGTCGTCAATTGCTGCTGGGTGCTGCTGGCGCCGCCATCGGCACGGCAACGCTTGGTGTTGCCTCGGGCCTCGGCATCCGCCCGGCACGCGCTGCGGATCGGACGGAAATCAGCTTTGCCAGTGCCAGCTTCTTCGGCAAGGAAGGGCTCGGCGATCTCGTCAAAGCGTTCAACGAGTCGCAAAGCCGCATCACCGTCAAGTTCATCGAGCTGCCGCCGCCGAGTTCATCGACTGAAGTCTATCAGGGCCTCGTTCAGCAACTCGCCCGCCGCAACGGAACGCCCGACGTCTTCAGCCAGGATGTCATCTGGATCGCCGGCTTTGCCTCTGCCGGCTGGGCGCTGCCGCTCGACGAATATTTCCCGAAGGACAAGCGCACCGATTATTTCCCCGGCACGGTGGCGGCCTGCACCTATGGCGACAAGCTGACAGCCCTGCCGTGGTTCGTCGATTCCGGCATGTTCTACTACCGCAAGGATCTGGTGGAAAAGCATGGCGGCAAGGTGCCGGAGACCTGGGCCGACATGGCGACAATGGCGGCAGAGGCGCAGAAGGCCGGCGACGCCAAATTCGGTTATCTCTGGCAGGGCAAGCAGGCCGAGGTTCTGGTCTGTGACGCCGTGGAAATCATTGCATCCAATGGCGGCTCCATCCTTTCCGCCGACGGAAAATCCTCCGTCATCGGCGATGATGCCGCCGTTGCCGCGATCCAGTTCCTATACGACACCATCAACAAGACGAAGATCAGCCCTCAGAACGTGCTCTCTTGGGACGAGGAGCCATCTCGCCAACCATTCACCTCGGGTGAGGCGATGTTCATGCGCAACTGGTCCTATGTCTATCCGATTGCGCAGGACCCGAAAGCCTCGCATGTCGTCGACAAGGTCGCCGTCGCGCCGCTGCCGCATTTTGCCGGCGGCAAGAGCTCGGCCTGCCTTGGAGGCTACCAGTTGGGCGTCAATGCCAACTCCAAGAAGCGGGAAGCTGCAATCGAATTCCTGACCTGGATGTCTTCGCCGGAAACCCAGACCCGGCTTGCCCTTAATTTCGGTCTCGCGCCTTCGCGGCCCGCCATCTTCCAGGATGCAAAGCTGAAGGCCGAGCAGCCGTTCATGGCGAGTCTCCAGAACGTATTCACCGGCGCCACGCCGCGGCCGATCACGCCGCAATATGCCAAAGTGACACTGGCATTGCAGTCCAGCATCTCCAAGGCCCTGGTCAGCGGCAACGTCAAGGCGGAGC
- a CDS encoding Gfo/Idh/MocA family protein, whose protein sequence is MAGNSKAKLGIGVIGCGNISMTYLRNAALFAGVELRACADISADTAALRAREYGIRALSVDQLLADPEVDLVLNLTVPAVHFDVTMSALSAGKHVFTEKPLATSAADGRILVAEAKRRGLRLGSAPDTFLGAAGRRARRLMDEGAIGRPVSGTAFMMGRGMEHWHPNPQFYYQPGGGPVFDMGPYYLTMMVNLLGPVVRVMAMATKGQEERLITADGPFKNTRFKVGTPTNILSLLEFQSGATVNFGASWDVFRHSNHPIELHGTEGSLRLPDPDTFGGTVSLSEHGADWRGFESDGELYGARNWPFNAPDRANYRMLGVADLARGLEEGRPSRASGELALHVLEIMEAILQSGESRQSVSIDTQFTPPSRLDEDEARSFLA, encoded by the coding sequence ATGGCTGGGAATTCAAAAGCTAAACTCGGCATCGGCGTTATCGGCTGCGGTAACATCTCGATGACGTATCTGCGCAATGCGGCGCTGTTTGCCGGCGTCGAATTGCGGGCTTGCGCCGATATATCTGCCGATACCGCCGCGTTGCGTGCCCGCGAATATGGCATTCGTGCCTTGAGCGTCGACCAATTGCTGGCCGATCCCGAGGTCGACCTCGTGCTCAACCTTACCGTTCCCGCCGTCCATTTCGACGTGACGATGTCGGCCTTGTCGGCCGGCAAGCATGTCTTCACGGAAAAGCCGCTGGCAACATCGGCAGCCGATGGCCGCATTCTTGTGGCGGAGGCGAAGCGGCGCGGGTTGCGGCTGGGATCGGCGCCCGATACGTTCCTCGGCGCGGCCGGTCGTCGGGCGCGGCGCCTGATGGATGAGGGCGCGATCGGCCGCCCGGTCAGCGGCACTGCCTTCATGATGGGGCGCGGCATGGAGCACTGGCACCCCAATCCGCAATTCTATTACCAGCCGGGCGGCGGCCCAGTCTTCGACATGGGCCCTTATTATCTGACGATGATGGTGAACCTGCTCGGGCCGGTCGTGCGGGTCATGGCAATGGCGACGAAGGGCCAGGAAGAGCGCCTGATCACCGCCGACGGCCCATTTAAGAACACACGCTTCAAGGTCGGCACGCCCACAAACATCCTGTCGCTTCTGGAATTCCAATCCGGCGCGACGGTGAATTTCGGTGCCTCCTGGGACGTCTTTCGTCACTCCAATCATCCAATCGAGCTTCACGGCACCGAAGGTTCGCTGCGTTTGCCCGACCCGGACACGTTCGGCGGAACGGTGTCACTGTCCGAGCATGGCGCGGATTGGCGTGGTTTCGAAAGCGACGGCGAGCTTTACGGCGCGAGGAACTGGCCATTCAATGCACCGGATCGGGCTAATTACCGCATGCTCGGTGTCGCCGACCTTGCACGAGGGCTCGAGGAGGGCAGGCCATCCCGCGCATCGGGAGAACTGGCCCTTCATGTCCTTGAGATCATGGAGGCCATTCTCCAGTCGGGGGAAAGCCGGCAGTCGGTCAGCATCGACACGCAATTCACGCCGCCCTCGCGTCTTGACGAAGACGAAGCACGCAGTTTTCTCGCCTGA
- a CDS encoding alpha/beta hydrolase, translating to MEKLDESARRVLAMTSGSNDRPFETGTPQEARIDYNTAYPTLQGAREAVASVEDRGIVGPNGPITLRIYRGVGAPLKHGPGLIYLHGGGWVIGNLESHDEICRWFANIGKCTVICPDYRLAPEHKFPVGVNDCAAALAFAVQFAADIGIDPTRIAVAGDSAGGNLAAVLALMSRRGEAAPIAAQLLIYPNTDATQVADSYYRYAEGFGLTAATMRWFRDHYVRTTADITNWRVSPLRAETLLAGVAPAFVATAGHDILVDEGMAYAKRLREEGVPMVHRHWPGQIHGFVSMGRYVAEARRAVEAAVAAWHSFEASSR from the coding sequence ATGGAAAAGCTGGATGAAAGCGCCCGGCGCGTGCTCGCTATGACCAGCGGATCGAACGATCGGCCGTTTGAAACGGGTACACCTCAAGAGGCCCGTATCGACTACAATACCGCTTACCCAACGCTTCAGGGTGCAAGAGAGGCGGTCGCTTCGGTGGAGGATCGCGGGATTGTCGGCCCGAACGGTCCGATCACCTTGCGCATCTATCGCGGCGTCGGTGCGCCTTTGAAGCATGGTCCGGGCCTCATCTATCTTCATGGCGGCGGCTGGGTGATCGGCAATCTCGAATCGCATGACGAAATCTGCCGATGGTTCGCCAATATTGGCAAATGCACCGTGATCTGCCCCGATTACCGGCTGGCGCCGGAACACAAATTCCCCGTCGGCGTGAACGATTGCGCCGCGGCATTGGCATTCGCAGTTCAATTTGCTGCAGATATCGGCATCGATCCCACGCGGATCGCCGTCGCCGGCGATAGCGCCGGCGGCAATCTGGCCGCCGTGCTGGCACTGATGTCACGCCGCGGCGAAGCCGCGCCGATTGCGGCCCAGCTGCTCATCTATCCCAACACCGACGCCACCCAGGTGGCAGATAGCTACTATCGCTATGCCGAGGGCTTCGGCTTGACTGCTGCGACGATGAGATGGTTTCGCGATCATTATGTCCGCACCACAGCCGATATCACCAATTGGAGGGTCTCGCCGCTACGGGCTGAAACCCTCCTCGCCGGGGTGGCGCCGGCCTTCGTCGCAACAGCCGGGCACGACATTCTGGTCGACGAAGGCATGGCCTATGCCAAGCGGCTGCGGGAAGAAGGCGTGCCTATGGTGCATCGCCATTGGCCGGGACAGATCCATGGCTTCGTGTCGATGGGAAGGTACGTGGCAGAGGCCCGGCGGGCCGTGGAGGCAGCCGTGGCAGCCTGGCACAGCTTCGAGGCTAGCTCTAGGTAG
- a CDS encoding LacI family DNA-binding transcriptional regulator, producing MEKLTHKTMEDFAKSCGVSRPTLSKYFDDPNSVKPATRALIEAALRSSDYQPNLYARNLNRKRTRNIGILVPALTDPFYAEMVNRLELRLRNEGYWPIVFSSHGLPELEAEAVNTMLSLKVAGALVAPLGQKSNPRTFEKLAQNLPIVYFDTYIEGSTPFIGNDNYQSVATIVEYLCRSGEAPAYLDIPHVNHNSPERLASYIATMEAAGSEPLVISTNADYTWEFERIGYEQMDSLLRAKSLPRKTILCANDRLAFGVMSAAFAHGLKVGRKKGDHLRIAAHDDHPLSRYTCPPLTTMAQDFAAMTASGVNTLLTLLGDASAPVQTIPHKLSLNGTLVMRQSA from the coding sequence ATGGAAAAACTGACGCACAAGACGATGGAGGACTTCGCGAAGTCCTGCGGCGTCTCCCGCCCTACCCTTTCCAAGTATTTTGACGATCCGAACAGCGTGAAACCGGCGACTCGAGCGCTGATCGAGGCGGCACTTCGTTCGTCGGATTATCAACCCAATCTCTACGCGCGAAACCTCAATCGCAAGAGAACCCGCAATATCGGCATCCTGGTTCCCGCCCTCACCGATCCGTTTTATGCCGAAATGGTCAATCGCCTGGAATTGCGGCTGCGCAACGAGGGTTATTGGCCGATCGTGTTCTCATCGCACGGATTACCCGAACTGGAAGCAGAAGCCGTCAATACGATGTTGTCGTTGAAGGTGGCCGGTGCGCTCGTCGCGCCATTGGGACAAAAATCCAACCCGCGCACCTTTGAAAAACTCGCGCAGAACCTGCCGATCGTCTACTTCGACACCTATATCGAAGGGAGCACGCCGTTCATCGGCAATGACAACTACCAGAGCGTCGCAACGATCGTCGAATATCTCTGCCGATCCGGGGAAGCGCCGGCCTATCTCGATATACCGCATGTCAATCACAATTCACCCGAAAGGCTGGCAAGCTATATCGCCACCATGGAGGCGGCGGGCAGCGAGCCGCTGGTGATCAGCACCAATGCCGACTACACTTGGGAGTTCGAGCGGATCGGTTACGAACAGATGGATAGCCTGCTCCGGGCAAAGTCTCTTCCCCGCAAAACCATCCTCTGCGCGAATGATCGCCTCGCCTTCGGCGTGATGTCGGCCGCATTCGCGCACGGGCTCAAAGTAGGGCGTAAAAAGGGTGATCATCTGCGCATAGCAGCCCATGATGACCATCCCTTGAGCCGGTACACCTGCCCGCCGTTGACGACGATGGCGCAGGACTTCGCCGCGATGACGGCAAGCGGCGTCAATACGCTGCTGACATTGCTCGGAGACGCGAGTGCGCCGGTTCAGACGATCCCGCACAAGCTCAGCCTGAATGGAACGCTTGTGATGCGGCAGTCGGCCTGA
- a CDS encoding alpha/beta hydrolase, with translation MMGIVTRHIVLGAMLCCLVTASSAHEAAPYVRTEVRYSSQSALQKFDLYMPTQGSGPFPVVMWIHGGNFYGGDKSHMPHVDRDPIPTQPNERPYQEQVPDVASLTRMGYAVISLNYRLGGPDWATAMLNGIRDGKMAVRYLHSNAGALRIDPTRIAVWGNSAGGFIATALGLTGDQPSPFDDGASPNLSSDVRAVIVWFGAENGKSRPILQLEPYIGSAKIVPPFLIVNGELDDIVTPEDARRLHDALISHGASSTLTIVKGAGHEDPLFMKTQMQPAFDFLQRALLPDNTLR, from the coding sequence ATGATGGGTATAGTTACTCGACATATTGTGCTTGGAGCAATGCTTTGCTGTTTGGTTACTGCTTCCTCAGCACATGAAGCAGCACCCTACGTCAGAACAGAGGTCAGGTACTCTTCACAATCCGCCTTGCAAAAATTTGATCTTTACATGCCGACTCAGGGAAGTGGTCCGTTTCCTGTCGTGATGTGGATTCATGGAGGTAACTTCTATGGCGGGGATAAGAGCCATATGCCGCACGTTGATCGTGACCCGATCCCGACTCAACCGAATGAACGACCCTATCAAGAGCAGGTGCCGGATGTAGCTTCGCTCACGAGGATGGGTTACGCCGTCATCAGTTTGAACTATCGCTTGGGTGGCCCTGATTGGGCGACTGCGATGTTGAACGGCATTCGCGACGGAAAGATGGCGGTTCGTTATCTGCACTCTAACGCGGGCGCCCTTCGTATCGATCCGACACGCATTGCCGTATGGGGCAACTCGGCGGGGGGATTCATCGCAACGGCGCTCGGGCTGACCGGTGACCAGCCAAGTCCTTTCGACGACGGGGCGAGCCCAAACCTTTCGAGCGACGTGCGAGCGGTAATTGTGTGGTTCGGAGCGGAGAACGGCAAATCCCGACCCATCCTCCAGCTGGAACCCTACATTGGCTCAGCGAAGATCGTGCCGCCCTTCCTGATCGTCAACGGCGAGCTCGATGACATTGTCACGCCCGAGGATGCACGTCGGCTGCACGATGCATTGATCAGCCACGGTGCGTCATCGACGCTCACCATTGTGAAAGGCGCAGGGCATGAGGATCCACTATTTATGAAGACCCAAATGCAACCTGCGTTTGATTTCCTGCAGCGCGCGCTCTTGCCCGATAACACGCTTCGCTGA
- a CDS encoding TetR/AcrR family transcriptional regulator — protein MTDLKKMTRAEQKARRPVQILDAAFEEFVERGYVATRVEDIASRVGVTKGTVYVYFENKEQLFEAMIRHISGPLENLLASANELKGTATERLQQNIDLIYDLIIRDRKLRELMRFVIAEGTRFPQIVDRHHDIFIDPLERQMQSLIDEGVKLGEFRQAPAAFCDAVVAPAIAFLFFKLLFDERRTLDKASYVKAHIDLVLHGLVERHPG, from the coding sequence ATGACCGATCTAAAGAAGATGACGCGCGCGGAGCAGAAGGCCCGCCGCCCCGTACAAATCCTGGATGCCGCGTTTGAGGAGTTCGTGGAACGCGGCTATGTTGCAACACGCGTTGAAGATATCGCCAGTAGGGTCGGCGTTACGAAGGGAACCGTCTATGTCTACTTCGAAAACAAGGAACAGCTTTTCGAGGCGATGATCCGGCACATTTCCGGGCCTCTCGAAAACCTGTTGGCAAGCGCGAATGAACTGAAAGGGACCGCCACGGAGCGGCTTCAGCAAAATATCGACCTCATCTACGATCTTATCATCAGGGACCGTAAATTGCGGGAATTGATGAGGTTCGTGATCGCCGAGGGCACGCGGTTCCCGCAGATCGTCGACAGGCACCACGACATATTTATCGATCCGCTCGAACGGCAGATGCAGTCCCTTATCGACGAAGGGGTAAAGCTTGGGGAATTCCGTCAGGCACCGGCGGCATTCTGTGATGCGGTCGTCGCGCCGGCTATTGCCTTTCTATTCTTCAAGCTGCTTTTCGACGAGCGGCGCACCCTGGACAAGGCAAGCTATGTGAAGGCACATATCGATCTCGTCCTGCATGGGCTGGTTGAGCGGCACCCCGGATAG
- a CDS encoding efflux RND transporter periplasmic adaptor subunit, whose protein sequence is MKTILVIAWLGASAVALSSCEKQAENETKPKNVETVVAKLTPVVENSAITGEISARVESDLSFRVSGRIVERFVDVGSSVKAGQVLARMDAEEQKADLDVATANLQSTLAQQTQAQLAFDRQQNLFRTQVTTRAALDQAQETLLTAQGSVKSAQAQLDTAQDALSYTELRADADGVITARNAEVGQVAQAAQLIFTLAHDGPRDAVFNVFESLYLGRNLENKVAVSLLSAPSHKVEASVREISPTIDASTGTIRVKVGLEGAPEMQLGAPVIGLFRSAARDAIELPWSAMASKSGKPAVWVVDPSSSSVSLRQIDVSSYETGRFAVRTGVSPGEIVVADGAKFLRPGQTVAYDKGAAK, encoded by the coding sequence ATGAAAACTATCCTTGTCATCGCATGGCTGGGTGCGAGCGCGGTCGCGCTCTCCTCATGCGAAAAGCAGGCTGAAAATGAAACAAAGCCGAAGAACGTGGAAACCGTCGTCGCCAAGCTCACGCCGGTCGTTGAAAACAGCGCCATCACCGGCGAAATCAGCGCACGCGTGGAAAGCGACCTTTCCTTCAGGGTCAGCGGGCGCATTGTCGAGCGCTTCGTCGATGTCGGCTCGTCAGTGAAGGCTGGACAGGTGCTTGCACGGATGGACGCCGAGGAGCAGAAGGCCGACCTGGATGTTGCCACCGCCAACCTGCAATCGACGCTAGCCCAGCAAACGCAGGCTCAGCTTGCCTTCGACCGGCAGCAGAACCTCTTCAGGACGCAGGTTACGACCCGTGCCGCACTTGATCAGGCCCAGGAAACGCTGCTGACCGCCCAGGGAAGCGTGAAATCGGCACAAGCGCAGCTCGACACGGCTCAGGATGCGCTTTCCTATACGGAATTGCGTGCGGATGCCGACGGCGTCATCACCGCCAGGAATGCCGAAGTCGGGCAGGTGGCGCAAGCCGCACAGCTGATCTTTACGCTCGCTCATGACGGTCCCCGCGACGCGGTCTTCAACGTTTTCGAGTCTCTTTATCTGGGCCGCAATCTGGAGAACAAGGTCGCCGTCAGTCTCCTTTCGGCGCCATCGCATAAGGTTGAGGCTTCCGTACGCGAAATCTCCCCCACGATCGATGCGTCGACCGGAACGATCAGGGTCAAGGTGGGGCTCGAAGGCGCGCCCGAAATGCAGCTTGGCGCTCCGGTAATCGGCTTGTTCCGGTCAGCCGCTCGGGACGCGATCGAATTGCCATGGTCGGCAATGGCCTCCAAAAGCGGAAAACCGGCCGTCTGGGTCGTCGATCCCTCTTCGTCAAGCGTGTCGCTGCGCCAGATCGATGTTTCCAGCTACGAAACCGGCCGTTTCGCGGTACGGACAGGCGTGTCGCCGGGCGAGATCGTCGTCGCCGACGGCGCGAAATTCCTGCGACCGGGCCAGACCGTTGCGTATGACAAGGGAGCCGCAAAATGA
- a CDS encoding efflux RND transporter periplasmic adaptor subunit — protein sequence MNIRATSGLAILALLLLTSCQKQDEAHYEPPRPVLSVVAQSTAASALTLPGTVEARIETQLAFRVLGRVIARKVSVGDIVKKGDIVAAIDPLSLELAVKSSQSELSNAQAQLVNAASTEERQRSLLESRSGSEAAYEEAQLGRKSASASVAKAQANLDKAEEQLGYAQLRAEFDGVVTATSAEVGQVVSAGQSIVTVARPDQRDVIIDIPVASFDGLKVGSPFEIALQLDPTIRASGTVREIAPEAEATTRTRRTKITLIDPPATFRLGSVVTATATVVADPMILLPSSSVLMKDGKPNVWVVDAAARKVSIRPIKIDGDLVEGGSVKITEGINPGERIVIAGVHKLADGQAVRVD from the coding sequence ATGAACATCCGAGCCACAAGCGGCCTTGCGATCCTCGCTTTGCTACTCCTGACGTCCTGCCAGAAGCAGGATGAAGCCCATTACGAGCCGCCGCGCCCCGTACTTTCCGTCGTCGCCCAGTCCACCGCTGCCTCCGCGCTGACCCTTCCGGGGACGGTCGAGGCCAGGATCGAGACCCAGCTTGCATTTCGGGTCCTGGGACGGGTCATCGCACGCAAGGTCAGCGTCGGCGACATCGTCAAGAAGGGCGACATCGTTGCCGCCATCGATCCGCTTTCGCTGGAACTTGCCGTCAAAAGTTCGCAGTCCGAGCTTTCGAATGCCCAGGCGCAGTTGGTCAATGCTGCCTCCACCGAGGAGCGCCAGCGATCCCTGCTCGAGAGCAGATCGGGAAGTGAGGCGGCGTATGAAGAGGCGCAGCTTGGGCGCAAGAGTGCGAGTGCTTCCGTTGCCAAGGCGCAGGCCAATCTGGACAAGGCGGAGGAGCAATTGGGCTACGCGCAGCTTCGTGCGGAATTCGATGGCGTTGTGACCGCAACTTCGGCCGAAGTGGGGCAGGTCGTCTCCGCAGGTCAAAGCATCGTCACGGTCGCCCGCCCCGACCAGCGCGATGTCATCATCGACATACCCGTGGCAAGCTTCGACGGCCTCAAGGTGGGATCACCCTTTGAGATCGCTCTCCAGCTCGATCCGACCATTCGCGCAAGCGGCACCGTGAGAGAGATCGCCCCGGAAGCCGAGGCGACCACACGCACGCGGCGCACGAAAATCACGCTCATCGATCCGCCGGCGACGTTTCGCCTCGGCTCCGTCGTCACTGCGACCGCGACTGTCGTTGCAGACCCAATGATCCTGCTGCCGTCGTCCTCCGTCCTGATGAAGGATGGAAAGCCGAACGTCTGGGTGGTCGATGCCGCAGCTCGCAAGGTCTCCATTCGGCCGATCAAGATCGACGGCGATCTCGTCGAGGGCGGCTCCGTGAAGATCACCGAAGGCATCAACCCCGGCGAACGCATCGTTATTGCCGGCGTTCACAAGCTTGCCGACGGCCAGGCCGTCAGAGTAGATTAA